ACGTACAACCGACCGTTGTGAAATAATTCCTCCATAGGTCCGTCCGTACTCAACCTCCCCAGATCAAGCCAAGACTTCATGATGCTCAGATTCAACACCGTCCTTGATAGACAGTCCTCCCATAGCCGCTGTTGGGTTTTCCGCGCGGGCAATCTTGTATGCCTCAGACCAATTCATATCCTTGCCTGCATCTTGTTGGATCTCAAACAGTCGATCCACCTGCTCCAACGAAAGATTGGCCGTTTCAACATAGAAGTACCAGATGAtcgggatgaagaggaagttgaaTATCGCGTACAGCATATAGTACTTCCACCCGATACTTTCGATGCCAGTCGGAGTGGCAACTACCACAACATAGACAAAGAGCCAGTTAACGGTCGTTGCAAAGGAGGTGCCGATATTGCGCATTTTCTGCGAGTTGATCTCGGCCGGATATATAAACGGGATTGACAGGAGAGACATTCCGTAGAAGACATAGTACATGAAGATAAACACCACTGCGAGGATGGACATGCCTTTGTTGTCTGGTCCACCGTATCTCAACCCAACAGCAACCAGCGCGAAGCAGATACTGCTTGCCGTGACGCCCATTAGGAGTAACTTCTTCCTGCCGATTCGGTCGATAAGAAGAGCGGCAATGGCGCCCCAGAACATCAGGGACATGGAATCGCAAGCAGAGAGAATCAGCGCGAGCCGGTTATCCAGTCCAACGGAGCGCGTTAGCACGATTGGAAGATAGTATGCGATCACGTTGGTGCCCCCCACCTGCTGGAAAAAGGCAGTGCCTGCACCGAGAAGAATCCTGCGCAGTGTCTGTTGTTTGCTGTTTGTAGTGAATATCTCTTTGAGCGGGTTCGACTGCTGTAACTCCGCCTCCTGCTGAAGAGCGAGCGCCTGGCACTGTATTTCTTGAGTAACTTCAGGGTCGTCGTAGGGCTTGTCCAGTAGTCGAGCATAGGTGTCCTGGGCCTCATCTGCGCGGTGTTTCATGAGCAGCCAGCGTGGCGATTCCGGCGCGACATAAATGAGAGCGATTGTAATAAGAGCAAAGAAACACTGGAAGGCGAGAGGGAAGCGCCAGCTAACGGAGGAATTGGGAATATAAGTGAAACCAAAGTTCATCCACTGTACAGTCAGTATTTATTTGTAGTTAGGCGAGTGGTTGGTACTCACGTTGCTAACCACAATACCGAATATATTCAATACCAACTGCAGGACAATGAGTTTTCCACGATCATTTGCCTTCGCTGTCTCGGACTGCAGAACTGGGCACGCAATAGTGTTCATGCCATTGCCTATCCCAGCCACCACACGGCCAACAATCATCGGAGCCATGGAGTATGCAGCTGTTTGCAGAATGCCGCCAATAATGAGAATGCAAGACCCGGTAAGGatgcatcgtcgtcgccccAGTTTATCACCAAAGAACATGGACACTAGAGTGCCGATAATACATCCAATATCATAAGTGGCCACTATCTGACCTTGGATCGTGGTGTTGGGGTATCCAAATGTGCGGAGAAAATGGTCGTTGTCGAGTAGACCACCAAAAACACCCTGGTCATAgccaaaaagaagaaacccAAAACCACATGCCGCAGTAATActgagctggagaggctTTCCTCTTGTATGCTGGAGAAACATCCTTGTTTGAGAAGGTCatagaaaaaaaggaaggatGGAGGAACGGCAAGAGTCCGTCTTGACAAGGTACCCTTATATAGGGGGTAAGGTGAGCATCTCTCCATTCTGGGGTATGCGGGGGGAGATCCGGGGTACACTTGCGGCCCAGTTTCGGTCTTCGTTTTCCGGCATGGCTTGCGATTGGACGAAGAGCAGATCGTCCGGGATGATTGCCGATTTCAAGGATCTCGGGCAGAATGGTGTCCTAGGATTTCTTGGGCATAATGGAGAGTAGGTTAAAATCATAAAACAGGTTAATCAGGGAGTGGGGGAGAGTTACTAGAGTGGCGATAAGGTACTACCTTTACATGAATACTCTATTCAACGATGAAACAGTTAGCCAGAGGTCAGGATAGTTACATCCGAGCCTGCCGGTACGGAGGGCGGCCTTGATATTACATATCAGTAATCGCAGGATCTACTGCACAGCTCGTCGGGGCACATTGATTCGTCTAGCCCTTCGGAAACTCTTTTCCCGGAAACAGCTCCTGTCACGACGTTAGGATACCGTCGCGGACCTGGTCAGCTTATTGTGGCCCAAGACCGAATCCGGCATCAACACCGACCCTTTCAGCTTGGGAATTGTGGCCGAGGGACGCATAACTGTCTGGGCATTGGTGAAACCATGATTAATAGAGCCTTCAGGACCAGCCGTTAATAAGTGTCTAGAAATATGATAATACCAACCCTTGAAGCAGTCTCTAATACCTATTTCCTGGAGATTGTACGGGGTTGTGCGAGATATTAACAGAATTAACAGACAAGGAGCTAGTTAAATATACTTAGGGTTCTACGCTCTATCAGAGTCATCAGTACATTGCCAGGCAACAAAACAGTCTTGACTATTATATACAGCAAATAAATCAGCTATTTATTGGGTCCTTGCCTTGTCATCTAGGCCGCCTAGTATTTCCAGTgatctatatagtatacGGTAGGCTTCTGCACGGGCATAAATGTTATTTGGCGCCTATATACAGGTATAGATCTATGCTAATATAGGGGGTCACCTTTGGCTCTTGTTCTTGTAAGAATGGTCCTGAAAGCGGTACCAGCGAGTAATCATGGGCGtgtatagtatatagtatcGCATCTGGCATGTGTACGAGTTATTGTGCGTGTGTAGACCGTCGAATGTCGCATTTGGCTCGTGTAAGAAGGAAGGACTGCCGAGTTCCTTAGTGCTTTTCTGTCCTGCTATTCTGCATGTTCATACTTGCGTGCCTGTCTCTCCTTGAGGTAGGGTGGGGAGAGTGAATCTGTCAGTGGCCTTTATATATTGACTGTGTCACTGGGATTTGGTCAATAGTCAGCACTGCAGTTCAAGCCCGGTTTCGATCGTACGGACAAGACAGACAGACCGACCGATAGACAGAATTAAGACATATGTGCCGGAACCCTCGAGATATACCGCAGATATCTCTCAGTGGACATTCTCCGCAGAGTCTTGCCATACTTGATCATGACAAGGAAAGTCAACGTGCAGACCAGCGAGACAATTCCAGCGGTGATGAAGCAATTCTGCAAGCCCATGTTTGTATACCAGGGCGTGATTGCATaactgaagccgaagccaaTTGTATTGCGCATCATCATTACCGACACCGTGGACTCGCCGCCGATCTCCTTCAGACAGTCGACATTATATGACACCGCGATCGCCCCTCCTGTCACGGTTGCAAAGGTCATCAGCGCCAGCCCGACCACAAGGCCCATCCAGTGAATATGGTGGTGTGCGCCTACCCCCCATAGAATCAAACCGGCTGCGGAGATCACTCCAGAGACAAGGAGTGGCCAGAGACGGTGTTCAGGCTCGCGGATCCCACCATTACGCCGGGCGAGAGCGAGGGCGAAGCGGTCGGCACCGGGCCCGCACCAGGCAGCTGCGAGGGCAGCGCCTATAATAGGGCCTGTGTATACACAGCCGATAAGCGCGGCAGACCAATTGTATGGGGGAGCGCTGAGCACCGGGCTGGTAGTGCCATTAAGCACGTTATACCAGGCCAGATTGATTCCATAGAGGAATCCGGACCAGGCGACGGTGGGGAATTGGAAGATAAAGACCACTGGGTAGTAGATCATGCGGAGCATGTCCATGTTGCTGGGGCGGCTGGGGAGCGCGGTGAAGAGTTTGAAGCTTTTGGCGAGGCGGAAGAAGCCCTTGGGTTTGTCTTCAGGAGTGACGTCTGGGATGGGCTCGGGCTTGGGGGATGATGGTACTGGGGATACCCTACCACcggaagcagcagctgggcTTGCCTCCGTGCTTTGAGGACTTTTCAGACCCGAGGTCGTtggggaggaatgggatCCTCTTTCTTCGTCTCTGTCGCATGATTGTGAGATCGTCAACTTGGGctcgctgccgctgctgctaTCGCCTTCGACGGAGTCGCGGAAGTAGATGGTTTCCTCGAGGAAAAGGAACAACACGACGAAGCAGAATGCGGCGAGAATAGCTCCAAACTGCATtgtccagcgccagccgtACGCATCATTGAACCATCCAGCAACCAGGGGGGCGATAAAAGTGGAACCAAACAGTACAAAAGTATAGACACTTGTAAACGCTCCACGCTCGTGAGCAAAAAAGAGATCAAAGATAGTGACTTCAGGCAATGCCTCGAAGGGCGATGCAATAATACCAATAAGTACACGGTGGGCATACCATTCGCCAACAGTACTCGCATACGCGGTCCACATGGCGAGAGGCACAACCAGGAGGGTTGACAGGAGATACACACCACGGCGGCCATAAGTCAGGGCCAGTGGCTGCCAGATTAAGGCAGGCCCCCATCCAAAGAATAGAATCATAAGGCCATTGCCTTGTACTAGAGTAGCCGTGTCGATGCCTGTATCGCGTGTAATATCTGAGAGAACTGAGTACTGCAGGGAAGTCGGGATACCCACAGCTAGATTATATAGGTACACCATAGACAGGGCCAACATCTTGCGCTTTCTATTCCAATTAAGAGGATCCTCGGGGTCGGTACTCGGCCTAGGAACCAGCACGATATCCCCTTGACCTCGCTCGTTTACATCAACCAGCCGGACTGTGCCGGGGACGAATCCGTTCGCGGCGGGGGCCATCTACGCAAATACtatccaagaagaaaagaagcaaAGTGAGTGAGCCCGGAACAGCTCGAAAATAGGAAGATATAGGTGATGGCGGTGTTGCTTTcgtctttttctcttctgacTGAGCAAGAACCATTCAAAGAGGGCCCCATATCCCATTTAAGTAACCAACAATATGGGGTAGCTCCGTTTAAGTGCGGAGAAgccaagaaaagaaaatatgGAGAAGTGGTCGTTCGGTGTACAACCCGTAGCTGGAAACCTGCAAAACGATATAATATCCGATCTTGGCCCCAAAGGGACACTGTTACCTGGAAAGGTATAGCAAACAATACCAGGACGGGGCTCTTCCGCACTGCATATCGCAAAGATCCCGCTTCCCCTTAGTAGCAGGAAGCCACCTGATCAGAGGCGTCTGCAGGATGGGCAAAGTAAACGGTAAATGGCAAGGCGGCTATTGTTATCCGCTGCACAGACCACTCTGATTTCAGTTGTGAAAACAGTCGAAGAAAAAGTGCATTTATACACCAAAGAACCCCAGCAGTATGGTGGAGAGGAGCTATATCAAAGAAACCAAGGTCCATAATATACAGGAGGTTACTCCTGAATGTAGAGAGGATTAACAATATAAATCGTGTCTGAAACTGGAACGAGACAGTGGCCAGAGGCCCAGTTCTTGGCCAGCGAGTAACAATGACCATACCACAATCTCACGCGACAAAATCTCAATGCGCTTCGGAGTCTTGCCCAGAAATTAAAGTTGTGTGTTTGATCGGTTATGTTGCAGCTGCCGATGCCTGGACGATAGGGCTCGGCTGCATATAAGGGTTTAGTGAAGGATCACTTGACGACATCTGCGGGGATGTCGGTAGGCCGTCTATTATGTATGCCATTGTTGATCCCCTCGATATGATATCTGGCTTCCTTGTTTTGTTCTTTTATCCGGCAATTGTCAGCGAAGGTGCGAATTATTAGAGAGCCTGTGGCGGGATGGAGACACCACAATGGGAATAACGATGCACACTATTGCTTGGCATCAGGGCGAAAAGCTAGAAATGCCGCTTTAGGTTATTATATCCATGGAAATGATTCTTCTGTCATGATTAGTTCCGTTCGAAGGGAGGATACTTTAGTATCTACCGATATTGtcagcaggaagaggaagagaagccaTAGCGTCTCTTCTCGCGCAACAGGCAACGAAACCTATATTCTTAGGACACCGTCAAAGCCGCAGCAGGAAAGATATAACATAAAAGGTCATACTTAAAGTGGGCAATATTTTAATCCCCGTGTTAGCCTAATAAGCAGTGATCTCCCAGATCACCATTACTCCGATCCAATATCCCGGTTATTAGGCCCACCTCTGTTGATGTCTTACTAACAATGACAGGGACTTTTTCAGAAGGCAGCTGAACAGAAGTACGCTCTTTTATTATCCCAATGAAGGCACCGGCATATTAAGTTTATACAGTGGAAATCCCAAAAAGGCAATGAAAACACTAGATGGCGTCAAGCCTGGTGCTTAATAAGACATGGCCACCGCCACTGACTCTTCACAATCTTTTTCGACCGTTCTTCAAATACTAATCTAGATGCTGGCAGTTAGTCTCCCATTCTATCGAGTCCCCCGAAGAACCAGTTTCAAGAGAGATCCGTATACAGCGGCAAGCAGTTAAAGAAAAAATGCCCGCCAGGATATTCGCGTGTATAGCAAATAGTACGACCTCTAGCCTactaagtaagataaaaTCCTACTCCTTATACTATCTTTTGTAAATTTAGACCTGCAATATGCAATACCCGGTTTCACCCAGCTTTGGTTATTTTCCCTGGGCGCCTCAGATAGCTTTTCTAGTGGTACACACGGTTATTTCCCTGGGCTGTGCATTTTAACACCACTGGACGAGATAGGTatctcgccgccgccatgTACCTTGATAAACCCGGCCTTTCTgccaaacaacaacaccacgTATTAATGAGATCGACTGCGTAAGCGATAGAGTTGGTGGCGGCACGTCTCAAGAGCAGCGACACAGCATCTGCATTCCGTAGAAATATGCCATGGACGGCAAGAATGTGAACTAGATCGATTCGTGTTACAGTCTCACCAAGTCATTCTCAGCGGTAGTTGGTGGTTCTCCGCTGTTACAGTACAAATTATGTTCGTTCCAATGTACATGATTAATATTCAACTTCCATACCCAAGTACCCGACTTTCCGTCTCCTGGTAGGGCCAGTCGCAGTTGCCTAGTGATCGTTAGGAGGTAGGTATAATGTCCTCTCTGTGCTATTATTATCCTGGTTTTGACCTACAATCAGTCTCCTATCTGTCGCCTCGACTGTCTGACTGGGTCTGTATATGACCGGGCGGATCAAACCCCCAGAGTGCCTTGCTCTTTCGGTTACACAGTGGACACGAAATACAAGCAGAAAGCGACCTGGGTACTGCTGTTCTTGCAGTGGAGGAATGTGGCGAAACTGGTACAGGGTGTGGCGACGGCGTGGCGGTTCGGGAGGCAGCGTGGTTGGAACCGGGCAGCGCGTTATAGGCTACCGACGCTGAGGGCCAGAAAGGATCAAATCCGTAATAGTGCTTTTCCATTGTGTAGAAAGTTCATGCTGGTCGGCATCTGGTTGCAGTTGGGTTCTTGGGGGGTCTTGGGGCagtaatataaaaacttGATGGTGGGAGGAGAATACTGGAACGGTGATGGCGCGACCTGCGCCTAGAGGGCCATGAGGTCATAACTGTCAGGCCATAGACAGCTTATGCGGGGTTAGGATATACAGAAGATACAACTATCTCATTCATCTGTGGAATTGTCTTGCTAACAAATATTACAACCTCGAGGCATTGTAGGCTTCCATTACTGACATCAGACATCGttcctattataataaatcATCTGGATCTAACATCCTGCCAATCAAGTTTATTAGATCTATACCAGTATCTCAAATATTGAATTGGACAGCGTCAATCTGGTGTATGACCTCTCTGGCAGCGGGAAACCTCCCACCAAAGGATAATAGCATCTGGTGTAGTTCGCTGGAAATGATTTCGGTCGAGATCGTGTCTAACGACGCAAGCAAGGCGACCAAACATGTTTTTATAGGGCTAAAGAACAAACTCGGTGTTTGCGGTAGACCGTAATGTTTACTATACAACCGCAGATATAGAGCGATCTGCTTCACAGCATGGATCCGGTTCAACTTCAGTTCTTCTATTATCACTGAATCCAGCGAAGGCTTCGAGTCTTGCTGCTCCAGCACGAGGCCGAGCAGCGAAATGGCGATATGGTGGCATTTGATACTGGAACATGGAGATTAGCTTCAATAGAGAGAAATCGTAGTGGCTCTTACTGCAGAAAAATCATTTGAGGGGCAGGCTGGTCGTCGAGAACTGCTGGATCCTGCAGGCTCTTACGGAAGGCTTCAACCCGGTCGTATAACGGACTCGCCTCTGCCCAGATCTCGTGGATGCTTATATCTGGAGCCCTGCCGAAAAAGAGGTTCTGGATGTCCACGAGGGTTTTGGCCAGCTCAGCTAATCCAGCAAAAACATAATGAAGAAAAGACGGCTTCTTGGGAAAGTCTATACCGTCCGAGAACGCATAGTATGGGACCCAGACgctgtcttcttcaacatcgtcAATTTTATCACGCGACAATCTCGGAGTACTCATGTTTGGCATTCGGCCATGCTCTAAACACATATCCCTGTAGGACGCGTTACTCAAACAGGTCAGGTATTTTTACAGCATTAAAAAGACATACGAGttcaggatgaagatggcccAGCCAGTCTTTGCGCTAGTGCGCTTGACATGATCAGGCATTCGGTCCCATTCGCAATAAGGTGACGGTGGAGATTCGAAGATGCCGATATCTTGCCCAAGCTGCACGGCTTGTCGGAGGTGAAGCCAGCTAGAATTATCCTTACCCTGGAGGTTTAAGCTGTATGGTGTTAGCTACATGCATTCGGCACATATCTATATTGCATTATTTCCCAGATAACTCACTTGTGGctcatcaaggccaaggcttGGATATTTGCCAATGAAGGCCGGCCCTCCTCAGCCCTCCACCgtccttctgcttccctgAAGAAATTCTGGCCTCTGGATGTTGCATCACCAGGAACGGCATATGTCTCAGCGTAATCCGAATAAATCTTGCTATAGTTAGGATGGCTGGAATACGAAAGAAGTGTATAGGAAAAAGATTGATTGCTCACACTAGCCACTGCTAGGATACTATTCACAAGGACAGGACTGCAGAACTCCGAAGCCAAGTCTCCCGCACTCATTTCTCGCAGGAACATCTCCTGGTCAACTACTTGCATCAGGGGATGATGCCACGTGAAATACAAAGATATCAAGCTCGAGATAAGGTGATCATCATCCGTGGTAATGGTCCAGGGTTTGCACGGGACTTGGAACAAGGGCTCGTCACAGAGCCTGTCGACTGCTATCCTAGACAGCGGGTTGCACACGGTATTGTATTCCGAGCCTGAATCGCTTGCATCCGGTGATGCTACCTCGATTGGTGGATCCTCAATGAGAAGCATCTTGCTAagtactttaatattacttGCCA
This sequence is a window from Aspergillus puulaauensis MK2 DNA, chromosome 6, nearly complete sequence. Protein-coding genes within it:
- a CDS encoding sugar porter family MFS transporter (COG:G;~EggNog:ENOG410PUES;~InterPro:IPR005829,IPR005828,IPR003663,IPR036259, IPR020846;~PFAM:PF00083,PF07690;~TransMembrane:12 (i12-33o53-75i84-103o109-130i142-162o174-195i267-291o303-327i334-353o365-389i401-421o433-452i);~go_component: GO:0016020 - membrane [Evidence IEA];~go_component: GO:0016021 - integral component of membrane [Evidence IEA];~go_function: GO:0022857 - transmembrane transporter activity [Evidence IEA];~go_process: GO:0055085 - transmembrane transport [Evidence IEA]) translates to MFLQHTRGKPLQLSITAACGFGFLLFGYDQGVFGGLLDNDHFLRTFGYPNTTIQGQIVATYDIGCIIGTLVSMFFGDKLGRRRCILTGSCILIIGGILQTAAYSMAPMIVGRVVAGIGNGMNTIACPVLQSETAKANDRGKLIVLQLVLNIFGIVVSNWMNFGFTYIPNSSVSWRFPLAFQCFFALITIALIYVAPESPRWLLMKHRADEAQDTYARLLDKPYDDPEVTQEIQCQALALQQEAELQQSNPLKEIFTTNSKQQTLRRILLGAGTAFFQQVGGTNVIAYYLPIVLTRSVGLDNRLALILSACDSMSLMFWGAIAALLIDRIGRKKLLLMGVTASSICFALVAVGLRYGGPDNKGMSILAVVFIFMYYVFYGMSLLSIPFIYPAEINSQKMRNIGTSFATTVNWLFVYVVVVATPTGIESIGWKYYMLYAIFNFLFIPIIWYFYVETANLSLEQVDRLFEIQQDAGKDMNWSEAYKIARAENPTAAMGGLSIKDGVESEHHEVLA
- a CDS encoding uncharacterized protein (COG:G;~EggNog:ENOG410QDXW;~InterPro:IPR020846,IPR011701,IPR036259;~PFAM:PF07690;~TransMembrane:12 (i48-67o87-105i117-134o146-168i175-197o203-225i338-365o385-410i431-450o456-484i496-514o526-544i);~go_function: GO:0022857 - transmembrane transporter activity [Evidence IEA];~go_process: GO:0055085 - transmembrane transport [Evidence IEA]): MAPAANGFVPGTVRLVDVNERGQGDIVLVPRPSTDPEDPLNWNRKRKMLALSMVYLYNLAVGIPTSLQYSVLSDITRDTGIDTATLVQGNGLMILFFGWGPALIWQPLALTYGRRGVYLLSTLLVVPLAMWTAYASTVGEWYAHRVLIGIIASPFEALPEVTIFDLFFAHERGAFTSVYTFVLFGSTFIAPLVAGWFNDAYGWRWTMQFGAILAAFCFVVLFLFLEETIYFRDSVEGDSSSGSEPKLTISQSCDRDEERGSHSSPTTSGLKSPQSTEASPAAASGGRVSPVPSSPKPEPIPDVTPEDKPKGFFRLAKSFKLFTALPSRPSNMDMLRMIYYPVVFIFQFPTVAWSGFLYGINLAWYNVLNGTTSPVLSAPPYNWSAALIGCVYTGPIIGAALAAAWCGPGADRFALALARRNGGIREPEHRLWPLLVSGVISAAGLILWGVGAHHHIHWMGLVVGLALMTFATVTGGAIAVSYNVDCLKEIGGESTVSVMMMRNTIGFGFSYAITPWYTNMGLQNCFITAGIVSLVCTLTFLVMIKYGKTLRRMSTERYLRYISRVPAHMS
- a CDS encoding fungal specific transcription factor domain-containing protein (COG:K;~EggNog:ENOG410Q1CV;~InterPro:IPR007219;~PFAM:PF04082;~go_function: GO:0003677 - DNA binding [Evidence IEA];~go_function: GO:0008270 - zinc ion binding [Evidence IEA];~go_process: GO:0006351 - transcription, DNA-templated [Evidence IEA]): MLLIEDPPIEVASPDASDSGSEYNTVCNPLSRIAVDRLCDEPLFQVPCKPWTITTDDDHLISSLISLYFTWHHPLMQVVDQEMFLREMSAGDLASEFCSPVLVNSILAVASIYSDYAETYAVPGDATSRGQNFFREAEGRWRAEEGRPSLANIQALALMSHNLNLQGKDNSSWLHLRQAVQLGQDIGIFESPPSPYCEWDRMPDHVKRTSAKTGWAIFILNSDMCLEHGRMPNMSTPRLSRDKIDDVEEDSVWVPYYAFSDGIDFPKKPSFLHYVFAGLAELAKTLVDIQNLFFGRAPDISIHEIWAEASPLYDRVEAFRKSLQDPAVLDDQPAPQMIFLHIKCHHIAISLLGLVLEQQDSKPSLDSVIIEELKLNRIHAVKQIALYLRLYSKHYGLPQTPSLFFSPIKTCLVALLASLDTISTEIISSELHQMLLSFGGRFPAAREVIHQIDAVQFNI